Proteins encoded by one window of Astatotilapia calliptera chromosome 13, fAstCal1.2, whole genome shotgun sequence:
- the LOC113035122 gene encoding carbonyl reductase [NADPH] 1-like, with protein sequence MSTKVAVVTGSNKGIGLAIVRALCKQFNGDVYVTSRDVGRGEEAVKTLNSEGLKPKFHQLDINDLNSIKNAAAYFKGKYDGVDILINNAGTAFKASDTTPFGVQAEVTLRTNFFATRDVLTHFLPLVKAGGRVVNVSSMLSASGLKQCSPELQQRFHSEDITEDELVVLMQRFVDEAKKGEHKQGGWPDMSYAVSKIGVTVLSMIHARHLSKERPKDGILINACCPGWVRTEIAAPGAPKSPDEGAITPVYLALLAPGATEPHGKYVSDKEVQPW encoded by the exons ATGTCGACCAAGGTTGCCGTGGTCACCGGCAGTAACAAAGGCATCGGTCTGGCCATCGTCCGAGCGCTTTGCAAGCAGTTCAATGGAGACGTTTACGTCACCTCCAGAGATGT AGGTCGGGGTGAGGAAGCAGTGAAGACTCTGAACTCAGAGGGACTCAAACCCAAGTTCCACCAGCTGGACATCAATGACTTGAACAGCATTAAAAACGCTGCTGCCTACTTTAAAGGGAAGTATGATGGAGTGGACATTCTCATCAACAATGCTGGAACAGCATTCAAAG CGTCAGACACAACTCCATTTGGTGTCCAGGCAGAGGTGACCCTGAGGACAAACTTCTTTGCCACCAGAGACGTGTTGACTCACTTCTTGCCACTCGTCAAAGCTGGAG GCCGTGTGGTGAACGTCTCCAGCATGCTTAGCGCCAGCGGTTTGAAACAGTGCAGCCCAGAACTCCAGCAACGCTTCCACAGTGAGGACATCACAGAGGACGAGCTGGTGGTACTGATGCAACGATTTGTTGATGAGGCCAAGAAAGGAGAACACAAGCAAGGCGGCTGGCCTGATATGTCGTATGCAGTATCCAAAATTGGAGTGACG gtACTATCCATGATTCATGCTCGTCATCTGTCTAAGGAGAGACCAAAAGATGGG atcttGATTAATGCATGCTGTCCAGGGTGGGTACGCACTGAGATCGCTGCGCCAGGTGCCCCAAAGTCACCAGATGAGGGCGCCATAACACCGGTCTACCTGGCCCTGCTTGCCCCCGGAGCCACTGAGCCTCATGGAAAGTATGTCTCCGATAAGGAAGTTCAACCATGGTGA